Proteins from a genomic interval of Stenotrophomonas sp. 24(2023):
- a CDS encoding BON domain-containing protein produces the protein MRLSTRTLLASALALGVALSSTAALAKDPAAKSPPKTDAAAMTHADRHDSSEPVTDSWITTKVKADLLATKNVPGTEIKVETVNGVVSLSGTVATQAEHDNAIAKAKAIKGVSRVDAAALKVNAAAKR, from the coding sequence ATGCGCCTTTCGACCCGTACGCTGCTTGCTTCCGCCCTGGCCCTGGGCGTCGCGCTGTCCTCCACCGCGGCCCTGGCCAAGGACCCGGCAGCCAAATCCCCGCCCAAGACCGACGCGGCGGCCATGACCCATGCCGACCGCCATGATTCCAGCGAGCCGGTGACCGACAGCTGGATCACCACCAAGGTGAAGGCGGACCTGCTGGCGACCAAGAACGTGCCAGGCACCGAAATCAAGGTGGAAACGGTCAACGGCGTGGTCAGCCTGAGCGGTACTGTGGCCACCCAGGCCGAGCATGACAACGCCATCGCCAAGGCCAAGGCGATCAAGGGCGTCAGCCGCGTGGACGCGGCGGCGCTGAAGGTGAACGCTGCCGCCAAGCGCTGA
- a CDS encoding 20S proteasome subunit A/B, whose amino-acid sequence MTYCVGIEVDEGLVFAADTRTNASLDDVRVHRKLHVFDYPGEATFVLMAAGNLATTQLLVSRLHRDAQERRTPNLRDSRHLFEAAGYVGALLVDSQVHGHDAGHGHDGVNTQATLILGGQIAGERPGLYMVYPLGNAIAASPETPYLQIGESKYGKPILDRILTPATGLEDAARTALVSLDSTIRSNLSVGLPIDLALLRDGDLKLTQQLRLSGDSPLYADIHRNWSHRLEQAVASLPRFPWEGAGPTGGRGG is encoded by the coding sequence ATGACCTATTGCGTTGGAATCGAGGTGGACGAGGGCCTGGTCTTCGCCGCCGACACCCGCACCAATGCCTCGCTGGACGATGTACGCGTGCACCGCAAGCTGCATGTGTTCGATTACCCCGGCGAGGCGACCTTCGTGCTGATGGCCGCCGGCAACCTGGCCACCACCCAGCTGCTGGTCTCGCGCCTGCACCGCGATGCGCAGGAACGGCGCACGCCGAACCTGCGCGACAGCCGCCACCTGTTCGAGGCGGCCGGGTACGTGGGCGCACTGCTGGTGGACAGCCAGGTGCATGGCCACGACGCCGGGCATGGCCATGATGGGGTCAACACCCAGGCCACGCTGATCCTGGGCGGGCAGATCGCCGGCGAGCGTCCGGGGCTGTACATGGTCTACCCGCTGGGCAACGCCATCGCCGCCTCGCCGGAAACGCCGTACCTGCAGATCGGTGAATCCAAGTATGGCAAGCCGATCCTGGACCGCATCCTCACCCCGGCCACCGGCCTGGAGGATGCTGCGCGCACGGCGCTGGTCTCGCTCGATTCCACCATCCGCTCGAACCTGTCGGTGGGCCTGCCGATCGACCTGGCCCTGCTGCGCGATGGCGACCTGAAACTGACCCAGCAGCTGCGCCTGTCCGGTGATTCACCGCTGTATGCGGACATCCACCGCAACTGGTCGCACCGGCTGGAACAGGCCGTGGCCAGCCTGCCCCGGTTCCCGTGGGAAGGTGCCGGGCCCACCGGGGGGCGTGGTGGTTGA
- a CDS encoding ATP-binding protein, with translation MALVFSDDIWDRWRMPALALAAAAIIVVPWLFLRKLQADSAQAMAWVNHTQAVSVLAQQLQADVRDIEAAALTMSKGVDGPGLRDRMSKAAEIPGKLAELGRMTHDNPDQLIRIGRIESMLEGRLALARRLARAEPNSDQRELVKDMATRYPIRALVEELQASEQALLAKRAQEAQRQRRQTEFVAWSSLVVQLALLGLVLWLLRRQVGRRLQAERQSLRAAARAASVLQTVREPIVLLDRELRVQLHNPAFSELYGLADERADGLLLEHVGAGSWSDPLVRQRLSDVLLRGRELWDFEHEQRTADGLARYMLLNARRMPLPDTDDEVVLLTISDVTMQRAVQLRVEELNRQLEGKVAQVSEVNRELEAFSYSVSHDLRAPLRHVAGFSDKLARHLGAAADDKSRHYLEVIAGSAQRMAALIDDLLVYSRLGRAAMRLQAVDMQSLVADTRAMLDANIASDNEASGRTHQVHWHIAPLPMVVADENMMRQVWLNLLGNAVKYSGTREPARIRVDHVQQPDGSHLFTVGDNGAGFDMAYAGKLFGVFQRLHKASDYPGTGIGLASVRRVVTRHGGRIWAEAEPDAGATFHFLLPPALDAEKQGHTA, from the coding sequence ATGGCGCTGGTTTTCAGTGACGACATCTGGGACCGCTGGCGGATGCCGGCCCTGGCGTTGGCCGCCGCCGCGATCATCGTGGTGCCTTGGTTGTTCCTGCGCAAACTCCAGGCCGACAGCGCGCAGGCCATGGCCTGGGTGAACCATACCCAGGCGGTGAGCGTGCTCGCCCAGCAGCTGCAGGCCGACGTGCGCGACATCGAGGCCGCGGCGCTGACCATGTCCAAGGGCGTGGACGGCCCCGGCCTGCGCGACCGCATGTCCAAGGCCGCCGAGATTCCCGGCAAGCTGGCCGAACTGGGCCGGATGACCCATGACAATCCGGACCAGCTGATCCGCATCGGCCGCATCGAATCGATGCTGGAAGGGCGGCTGGCGCTGGCGCGGCGGCTGGCCAGGGCCGAGCCGAACAGCGACCAGCGCGAACTGGTGAAGGACATGGCCACCCGTTACCCCATCCGCGCGCTGGTGGAGGAACTGCAGGCCAGCGAGCAGGCCCTGCTGGCCAAGCGTGCCCAGGAAGCGCAGCGACAGCGCCGGCAGACCGAGTTCGTTGCGTGGAGCTCGCTGGTCGTGCAGCTGGCACTGCTGGGCCTGGTGCTGTGGCTGCTGCGCCGCCAGGTGGGGCGGCGCCTGCAGGCCGAACGGCAGTCGCTGCGGGCGGCGGCGCGGGCGGCATCGGTGCTGCAGACCGTACGCGAACCGATCGTGCTGCTCGACCGCGAACTGCGCGTGCAACTGCACAACCCGGCCTTTTCCGAGCTGTATGGCCTGGCCGACGAACGGGCCGATGGCCTGCTGCTGGAACACGTGGGCGCGGGCAGCTGGTCCGACCCGCTGGTGCGGCAGCGCCTGTCCGACGTGCTGCTGCGGGGCCGCGAACTCTGGGATTTCGAGCACGAACAGCGCACCGCCGATGGCCTGGCGCGCTACATGCTGCTCAACGCGCGGCGGATGCCCCTGCCCGATACCGATGACGAAGTGGTGCTGCTGACCATCAGCGATGTCACGATGCAGCGCGCCGTGCAGCTGCGCGTGGAGGAACTCAACCGCCAGCTGGAAGGCAAGGTGGCGCAGGTGTCGGAAGTGAATCGTGAGCTGGAAGCCTTCAGCTATTCGGTTTCGCATGACCTGCGCGCGCCTCTGCGCCATGTCGCCGGTTTCTCCGACAAGCTGGCCCGCCATCTCGGTGCGGCCGCCGATGACAAGAGCCGGCACTACCTGGAGGTGATCGCCGGTTCCGCCCAGCGCATGGCCGCGCTGATCGACGACCTGCTGGTGTATTCGCGGCTGGGGCGCGCGGCCATGCGCCTGCAGGCGGTGGACATGCAGTCGCTGGTGGCCGATACCCGTGCGATGCTCGATGCCAACATCGCCTCGGACAACGAAGCCAGCGGGCGCACCCACCAGGTCCACTGGCACATCGCACCGCTGCCGATGGTGGTGGCCGACGAGAACATGATGCGCCAGGTGTGGTTGAACCTGCTGGGCAACGCCGTGAAGTATTCCGGCACGCGCGAGCCGGCCCGCATCCGCGTGGACCACGTGCAGCAGCCCGATGGCAGCCATCTGTTCACGGTCGGCGACAACGGCGCCGGCTTCGACATGGCCTATGCCGGCAAGCTGTTCGGTGTGTTCCAGCGCCTGCACAAGGCCAGTGACTACCCCGGTACCGGCATCGGGCTGGCCAGCGTACGGCGGGTGGTCACCCGCCATGGCGGCCGCATCTGGGCCGAGGCCGAGCCCGATGCCGGCGCCACCTTCCACTTCCTCCTGCCGCCCGCGCTCGACGCGGAAAAACAAGGGCACACCGCATGA
- a CDS encoding DUF2242 domain-containing protein — MRASRLSVAALAIAGTVVLAACGGHAADSTVLRESFDSGDTFSRTVDGRPADACEAARRTLLSQGYAVARADGSTVEGSKNFQPRPDEHEQLVLRVSCAPRGEQALVFVSAVQDRYALKKSPTSASVGVGAIGSVSLPFGSNDDSLVKVASSTVVDAGFYTRFFQRLQQYLPVAAPVPPPPPPPAVTPPPAQEPAAVPAAAGQE; from the coding sequence ATGCGGGCCTCCCGTCTTTCCGTTGCGGCATTGGCCATTGCCGGCACCGTGGTACTGGCCGCCTGTGGTGGCCACGCGGCCGACAGCACCGTGCTGCGTGAATCGTTCGATTCCGGCGATACCTTCTCCCGTACCGTCGATGGCCGTCCGGCCGATGCCTGCGAGGCGGCCCGCCGCACCCTGCTCAGCCAGGGCTATGCGGTGGCCCGCGCCGATGGCAGCACCGTGGAAGGCAGCAAGAACTTCCAGCCGCGCCCTGATGAACATGAGCAGCTGGTGCTGCGTGTGTCCTGTGCCCCGCGTGGCGAGCAGGCCCTGGTGTTCGTCAGTGCCGTGCAGGACCGCTATGCGCTGAAGAAGAGCCCCACGTCGGCCAGTGTGGGCGTGGGGGCGATCGGTTCGGTGTCGCTGCCCTTCGGCAGCAACGACGACTCCCTGGTGAAGGTGGCCAGCAGCACCGTGGTCGATGCCGGGTTCTACACGCGCTTCTTCCAGCGGCTGCAGCAGTACCTGCCTGTTGCTGCGCCGGTGCCGCCACCGCCGCCGCCGCCGGCCGTGACACCGCCCCCTGCACAGGAGCCTGCTGCTGTTCCGGCTGCGGCCGGCCAGGAGTGA
- the gnd gene encoding phosphogluconate dehydrogenase (NAD(+)-dependent, decarboxylating) produces MDIAMIGLGRMGANMAQRLHRGGHRVVGYDPGEAARQRAAEAGLEVVDSLAAAVAALPVPRVVWLMVPAGETVDQTLGQLTPHLAEGDIVIDGGNSNYQDSIRRAKALAADDLGYVDCGTSGGVWGLQEGYSLMVGGDAAVVEQIAPLLRTLAPAEDRGWARVGPSGAGHFTKMVHNGIEYGMMQAYAEGFALMERKEELQLDLAQVAEVWRHGSVVRSWLLDLSADALKRNPSLEGIAPYVEDSGEGRWTVAEAIALDVPAPVITLSLLERLRSREANSFTDRLLAAMRNEFGGHAIKKS; encoded by the coding sequence ATGGATATTGCAATGATCGGCCTGGGCCGCATGGGCGCCAACATGGCCCAGCGCCTGCATCGCGGTGGTCACCGCGTCGTCGGCTACGACCCGGGCGAAGCGGCGCGCCAGCGCGCGGCCGAGGCGGGGCTGGAGGTGGTCGATTCGCTGGCTGCCGCGGTTGCCGCGCTGCCGGTACCGCGCGTGGTGTGGCTGATGGTGCCGGCCGGCGAGACCGTGGACCAGACCCTGGGCCAGCTGACCCCGCACCTGGCCGAAGGGGACATCGTCATCGACGGTGGCAATTCCAACTACCAGGATTCGATCCGCCGTGCCAAGGCGCTGGCCGCCGATGACCTGGGCTATGTGGACTGCGGCACCAGCGGCGGCGTGTGGGGCCTGCAGGAAGGCTACAGCCTGATGGTCGGTGGCGACGCGGCGGTGGTGGAGCAGATCGCGCCGCTGCTGCGCACGCTGGCACCGGCCGAGGATCGTGGCTGGGCGCGTGTCGGACCGTCCGGTGCGGGCCACTTCACCAAGATGGTCCACAACGGCATCGAGTACGGGATGATGCAGGCCTATGCCGAAGGCTTCGCGCTGATGGAGCGCAAGGAAGAGCTGCAGCTGGACCTGGCCCAGGTGGCCGAGGTGTGGCGCCATGGCAGCGTGGTGCGTTCGTGGCTGCTGGACCTGAGTGCCGACGCGCTCAAGCGCAACCCGTCGCTGGAAGGCATCGCCCCGTACGTGGAAGATTCCGGCGAGGGCCGCTGGACCGTGGCCGAGGCGATCGCGCTGGATGTACCGGCACCGGTGATTACTCTCTCGCTGCTGGAGCGCCTGCGTTCGCGCGAAGCCAATTCGTTCACCGACCGCCTGTTGGCGGCGATGCGCAACGAGTTCGGCGGCCACGCCATCAAGAAGTCGTAA
- a CDS encoding response regulator, whose translation MTTLRTILLAEDSPHDAEMAIDALKEARLANPIVHVEDGVEVMDYLLRRGAFASREEGLPAVLLLDIKMPRMDGLEVLQQIREHDELKRLPVVILSSSREESDLARSWDMGVNAYVVKPVDVDQFFGAVQTLGRFWAVINQAPEGE comes from the coding sequence ATGACGACCCTGCGAACCATCCTGCTTGCCGAAGACAGCCCGCATGACGCGGAAATGGCGATCGATGCGCTGAAGGAAGCGCGGCTGGCCAACCCCATCGTCCATGTCGAGGATGGCGTGGAAGTCATGGACTACCTGCTGCGCCGCGGCGCGTTCGCCAGCCGCGAGGAGGGCCTGCCCGCGGTGCTGCTGCTGGACATCAAGATGCCCCGCATGGACGGCCTGGAAGTGCTGCAGCAGATCCGCGAGCACGACGAGCTCAAGCGCCTGCCGGTGGTGATCCTGTCCTCCTCGCGCGAGGAAAGCGATCTGGCCCGCAGCTGGGACATGGGCGTGAACGCCTACGTGGTCAAGCCGGTGGACGTGGACCAGTTCTTCGGTGCGGTGCAGACGCTGGGCCGGTTCTGGGCGGTCATCAACCAGGCACCGGAGGGCGAGTGA
- a CDS encoding ATP-binding protein encodes MPLTGPALGRLRILLVEDSPEDAELMSEQMLDAGMEAAFERVESEAELRQALLSFQPDIVLSDLSMPGFSGDQALRIVRDAAPEIPFIFVSGTMGEENAVEALQKGANDYIIKHSPARLPSAVARAVREARSAAERMRVETELMRAQRLESLSLLAAGLSHDLRNILQPLLIMPDLLKARTDDAQLHHLADVIAECGRRGHEMAESMLSFVRGSRKPSERIRIADLFGAVALLLRSNLPQAVILQVEVADEALAVEANYTELQQVLLNLALNAIQAMPEGGRLCLEACQDTGVAGEDALRISVIDEGTGMDADTLSHLFNPFFTTKANGTGLGLISCKRIVEGVGGSIQVHSRLGQGTRFDLRLPMQQHAEGLEPVEQLIAAGSGQSILVVDGEATRLSLLGNALSSQGYQLQLASDGAAALRWMQQEAMPALVIADGGSKLLPASQLLGEMVALGYRGPALVLEDTGVEPAGTAFLEGIDVHLLRKPLQMQQVFRAVAEALGNDAG; translated from the coding sequence ATGCCCTTGACTGGACCGGCACTGGGACGCCTGCGCATCCTGCTGGTGGAGGATTCACCGGAGGATGCCGAGCTGATGTCCGAGCAGATGCTCGATGCCGGCATGGAAGCCGCGTTCGAACGCGTGGAGAGCGAGGCGGAGTTGCGCCAGGCGCTGCTGTCGTTCCAGCCGGATATCGTGCTGTCGGACCTGAGCATGCCCGGCTTTTCCGGCGACCAGGCCCTGCGCATCGTGCGCGATGCCGCGCCGGAGATTCCCTTCATCTTCGTTTCCGGCACGATGGGCGAGGAGAATGCCGTGGAGGCCCTGCAGAAGGGCGCCAACGACTACATCATCAAGCATTCGCCCGCGCGCCTGCCCTCGGCGGTAGCCAGGGCCGTGCGTGAAGCACGCAGCGCGGCGGAGCGGATGCGGGTGGAAACCGAACTGATGCGTGCCCAGCGCCTGGAAAGCCTGTCGCTGCTGGCTGCCGGGCTCAGCCACGACCTGCGCAACATCCTGCAGCCGCTGCTGATCATGCCGGACCTGCTGAAGGCGCGTACCGACGATGCGCAGCTGCACCATCTGGCCGATGTCATTGCCGAATGCGGGCGCCGTGGCCATGAGATGGCCGAATCGATGCTGTCCTTCGTGCGTGGCTCGCGCAAGCCCAGCGAGCGCATCCGCATCGCCGACCTGTTCGGTGCGGTGGCACTGCTGCTGCGCAGCAACCTGCCGCAGGCGGTCATCCTGCAGGTGGAGGTGGCCGATGAGGCACTGGCCGTGGAGGCCAACTACACCGAACTGCAGCAGGTCCTGCTGAACCTGGCGCTCAATGCGATCCAGGCGATGCCCGAGGGCGGGCGGCTGTGCCTGGAGGCCTGCCAGGACACCGGGGTGGCCGGCGAGGATGCGCTGCGCATCTCGGTCATCGACGAGGGCACCGGCATGGATGCCGATACGCTTTCGCACCTGTTCAACCCGTTCTTCACCACCAAGGCCAACGGCACCGGGCTGGGGCTGATCTCCTGCAAGCGCATCGTCGAGGGCGTCGGCGGCAGCATCCAGGTGCACAGCCGGTTGGGGCAGGGCACGCGTTTCGACCTGCGCCTGCCGATGCAGCAGCACGCCGAAGGCCTGGAGCCGGTGGAGCAGCTGATCGCCGCCGGCAGCGGCCAGTCGATCCTGGTGGTCGATGGCGAAGCCACGCGGCTGTCGCTGCTGGGCAATGCCCTGTCCAGCCAGGGCTACCAGCTGCAGCTGGCTTCCGATGGCGCCGCCGCGCTGCGCTGGATGCAGCAGGAAGCCATGCCGGCACTGGTGATCGCCGATGGTGGCTCCAAGCTGCTGCCGGCCAGCCAGCTGCTGGGGGAAATGGTGGCACTGGGCTACCGCGGTCCGGCACTGGTGCTGGAAGACACGGGCGTGGAGCCGGCGGGTACCGCGTTCCTGGAGGGGATCGACGTGCACCTGCTGCGCAAGCCGCTGCAGATGCAGCAGGTGTTCCGCGCCGTGGCCGAGGCGCTGGGGAATGACGCGGGATAG
- a CDS encoding carboxy terminal-processing peptidase: MKFKAPALLMALALSAPLVLSAKADSPALPAAATADQVTTSKLVYGLLSDSRYAYRPRALDEATAKDVFKRYLETLDGGKQYFTQADVTRFAPLEAGTANAIRGGELDPAFQVFAVYKQRVGERVAYARKLLKQEPDFTLDEKFEYDRKKVPWAASNAELDELWRKSVKNDWLRLKLAGKKPDDIRKTLDKRYATLEKSVNELKGEDIFQFFMNAYTSAVDPHTDYFTPRTAENFNQAMSLSLEGIGAQLQRQDDMVVIREIIAGGPAAVDGTLKPGDRIVGVGQGKSGQVEDVIGWRIDDVVAKIRGAKDTQVKLEFIPAAEGVDGKHHSLVLTRQKVRLAEQAAKGETLSIPAANGEPARKIGVIKLPTFYQDFEGRRRNAADYASATRDVAKLLAGFKTDKLDGVVLDLRNNGGGSLDEAIELTGLFIEQGPVVQVREAGGRVTVNSDRNPAVAWDGPLAVLINRGSASASEIFAGAIQDYGRGLVIGETTFGKGTVQNIVDLDRWPSGETQRFGQVKLTIAQFFRISGSSTQHKGVVPDVAFPTSMDATEFGESTYDNALPWTRIAAVPHTQYGNFAPLLPKLEQRHEARIPTDREFQWWTEDVQHFRAEAAKKYISLNETERRAERDRQETQRKDRQQVRKELGLDLDPLADDSSDDGLTGNERDIVKDAAREKAAEKRPDPLLRESASILSDAVNLLENDRPLSAQVLPQSTGAGRWAD; encoded by the coding sequence ATGAAATTCAAAGCCCCCGCACTCCTGATGGCCCTGGCGCTGAGCGCGCCGCTGGTGCTGTCGGCCAAGGCCGATTCGCCGGCATTGCCGGCTGCCGCCACCGCCGACCAGGTGACCACGTCCAAGCTGGTCTACGGACTGCTGTCCGACAGCCGCTACGCCTACCGGCCGCGCGCGCTGGACGAAGCGACCGCCAAGGATGTCTTCAAGCGTTACCTGGAAACGCTCGACGGCGGCAAGCAGTACTTCACCCAGGCCGATGTCACCCGCTTCGCGCCGCTGGAGGCGGGCACCGCCAACGCCATCCGCGGCGGCGAGCTGGACCCGGCCTTCCAGGTGTTCGCCGTCTACAAGCAGCGCGTGGGCGAGCGCGTGGCCTATGCGCGCAAGCTGCTGAAGCAGGAACCGGACTTCACCCTCGACGAGAAGTTCGAGTACGACCGCAAGAAGGTGCCGTGGGCGGCCAGCAACGCCGAGCTGGACGAGCTGTGGCGCAAGTCGGTCAAGAACGACTGGCTGCGCCTGAAGCTGGCCGGCAAGAAGCCCGACGACATCCGCAAGACGCTGGACAAGCGCTACGCCACGCTGGAAAAGTCGGTCAATGAACTGAAGGGTGAAGACATCTTCCAGTTCTTCATGAACGCCTATACCAGTGCGGTCGATCCGCACACCGACTACTTCACCCCGCGCACGGCCGAGAACTTCAACCAGGCCATGTCGCTGTCGCTGGAAGGCATCGGCGCGCAGCTGCAGCGCCAGGACGACATGGTGGTGATCCGCGAGATCATCGCCGGTGGCCCGGCCGCGGTGGACGGCACGCTGAAGCCGGGTGACCGCATCGTGGGCGTCGGCCAGGGCAAGAGCGGCCAGGTCGAGGATGTGATCGGCTGGCGCATCGACGACGTGGTGGCCAAGATCCGTGGCGCCAAGGACACCCAGGTCAAGCTGGAATTCATTCCCGCTGCCGAAGGCGTGGACGGCAAGCACCACTCGCTGGTGCTGACCCGGCAGAAGGTGCGCCTGGCCGAACAGGCCGCCAAGGGGGAAACCCTGAGCATCCCGGCAGCCAATGGCGAACCGGCACGAAAGATCGGCGTGATCAAGCTGCCGACCTTCTACCAGGACTTCGAAGGCCGCCGCCGCAACGCGGCCGACTACGCCTCGGCCACCCGCGACGTGGCCAAGCTGCTGGCGGGCTTCAAGACCGACAAGCTCGACGGCGTGGTGCTGGACCTGCGCAACAACGGCGGTGGTTCGCTGGATGAAGCCATCGAACTGACCGGCCTGTTCATCGAGCAGGGGCCGGTGGTGCAGGTGCGCGAGGCCGGTGGCCGCGTCACCGTCAACAGCGATCGCAACCCGGCCGTGGCCTGGGACGGCCCGCTGGCCGTGCTGATCAACCGCGGTTCGGCCTCGGCCTCGGAAATCTTCGCCGGTGCGATCCAGGACTACGGCCGTGGCCTGGTCATCGGTGAGACCACCTTCGGCAAGGGCACGGTGCAGAACATCGTCGACCTGGACCGTTGGCCCAGTGGTGAAACCCAGCGCTTCGGCCAGGTGAAGCTGACCATCGCGCAGTTCTTCCGCATCAGCGGCAGCAGCACCCAGCACAAGGGCGTGGTGCCGGACGTGGCCTTCCCGACCAGCATGGATGCCACCGAGTTCGGTGAAAGCACCTACGACAACGCGCTGCCGTGGACCCGCATCGCGGCCGTGCCGCACACCCAGTACGGCAACTTCGCCCCGCTGCTGCCCAAGCTGGAGCAGCGCCATGAAGCGCGCATCCCCACCGACCGCGAATTCCAGTGGTGGACCGAGGACGTGCAGCACTTCCGTGCCGAAGCGGCCAAGAAGTACATCTCGCTCAATGAAACCGAGCGCCGTGCCGAGCGTGACCGCCAGGAAACGCAGCGCAAGGACCGCCAGCAGGTGCGCAAGGAGCTGGGCCTGGACCTGGACCCGCTGGCCGATGACAGCAGCGATGACGGCCTGACCGGCAACGAGCGCGACATCGTCAAGGATGCCGCCCGCGAGAAGGCCGCCGAGAAGCGCCCGGACCCGCTGCTGCGCGAATCGGCCTCGATCCTGTCCGATGCGGTGAACCTGCTGGAAAACGACCGCCCGCTGTCGGCGCAGGTGCTGCCGCAGTCCACCGGTGCCGGCCGTTGGGCTGACTGA
- a CDS encoding oxidoreductase, translating to MPADLQLALIGYGLAGRVFHAPLIQHTPGLALHSVVSSQRDTLLRQFTDVHVQAQPQAVFDDPAVDAVVIATPNDQHAPLAIAALQAGKHVLVDKPFALDVAQAQAVQAAAREAGRIATVFQNRRFDADFLTLQQLLANGTLGNVAECHAHFDRFRPQVRERWREQAGPGSGLWYDLGPHLLDQMLVLFGMPQAITADLDVQRSGGTGIDYFHAVLHYPQHRAIVHAGSLVAAPTARFAVHGDRASWIKHGLDVQEAQLRRGVAPGAPGWGIDPRHGECVQCDAEDSVQRSTVDNLPGDYRHLYAQFAAAMRGEGEPTVSDVQALQLMQLLEAGMCSAREGRRVPLG from the coding sequence ATGCCTGCCGACCTGCAGTTGGCCCTGATCGGCTACGGCCTTGCCGGACGTGTCTTCCACGCCCCGCTGATCCAGCACACCCCCGGCCTGGCGCTGCACAGCGTGGTCAGCAGCCAGCGCGATACGTTGCTGCGGCAGTTCACCGATGTGCACGTGCAGGCACAGCCACAGGCGGTGTTCGATGATCCCGCGGTGGACGCGGTGGTCATCGCCACGCCCAACGACCAGCATGCGCCGCTGGCCATCGCGGCGCTGCAGGCCGGCAAGCACGTGCTGGTGGACAAGCCGTTCGCGCTGGACGTGGCGCAGGCCCAGGCCGTGCAGGCCGCGGCACGCGAGGCCGGACGCATCGCCACGGTGTTCCAGAACCGGCGTTTCGATGCCGATTTCCTGACCCTGCAGCAGCTGCTGGCCAACGGCACGCTGGGTAACGTGGCCGAATGCCACGCACATTTCGACCGCTTCCGCCCGCAGGTACGCGAGCGCTGGCGCGAACAGGCGGGGCCCGGCAGTGGCCTGTGGTACGACCTGGGCCCACACCTGCTGGACCAGATGCTGGTGCTGTTCGGCATGCCGCAGGCCATCACCGCCGATCTGGACGTGCAGCGCAGCGGTGGCACCGGCATCGACTATTTCCACGCGGTGCTGCATTACCCGCAGCACCGCGCCATCGTGCATGCCGGTTCGCTGGTGGCCGCACCGACCGCCCGTTTTGCCGTGCATGGCGACCGCGCCAGCTGGATCAAGCATGGCCTGGACGTGCAGGAAGCCCAGCTGCGCCGGGGCGTGGCGCCGGGGGCACCGGGCTGGGGCATCGACCCACGGCATGGCGAATGCGTGCAGTGCGATGCCGAGGACAGCGTGCAGCGCAGCACCGTGGACAACCTGCCCGGCGATTACCGCCACCTGTATGCACAGTTCGCAGCGGCGATGCGAGGCGAGGGCGAGCCGACCGTCAGCGATGTGCAGGCGCTGCAGCTGATGCAGCTGCTGGAGGCGGGCATGTGCAGCGCACGCGAGGGGCGGCGGGTGCCGTTGGGATGA